In Mesorhizobium sp. J428, the genomic window AAATATTCGAGAATTTCAATCGCGCGCGTCGCCGACTTGACCTGTGACGTCAGCATTCTTCGCCCCTCCCGGCCAACGCCAATTTCACGATCGTGAAACTGCGCAGCACGTATGAATTGCATATGGCCTCGTCAGACTGCGCATGACATGGTGCCCGCCGTCAAGTCCGGCGCCTGTCGTGCGACGGCTCGACGCAAGAACAAGACGGACGACCGAAGTGGATCGCCCGCGTTCCGGAGGAAACCATGAAGCTCGGAGTGTTCTATGAACATCAGCTTCCGCAGCCCTGGGTGGAGGGTGCGGAGCAGAAGCTGTTCAACGACGCTCTCGACCAGATCGAACTCGCCGACCGGCTCGGCTTCGATCACATGTGGGAAGTCGAGCATCATTTCCTGGAAGAGTATTCGCACTCCTCCGCGCCTGAGGTTTTCCTCGGCGCCGTATCCCAGCGCACCAAGAACATCCGCATCGGGCACGGCATCTGCCTGTCCTCGCCGCGTTACAATCATCCGGCCCGCGTCGCCGAACGCCTCGGCACGCTCGACCTGATCTCCAACGGCCGCGTCGAGTGGGGGCACCGGCGAGTCCGGTTCCCTGATCGAGATGCACGGCTTCGGCATCGAGCCCGAGCAGAAGACCGCGATGTGGCGCGAGGGGGTCGAGCAGACCGCCAACATGATGACCATGCGGCCCTATCCGGGCTACGAAGGACAGTTCTTCTCGATGCCGGTGCGCAACGTCGTGCCGAAGCCGGTGCAAAAGCCGCACCCGCCGATCTGGATGGCCTGCTCCCGCCGCGAGAGCATTCTGCGTGCCGCCCGTCACGGCGTCGGCGCCCTGGTGTTCGGCTTCGTCGAGGCGAGTCAGGCGAAGCTATGGCGCGACGAATACTACGCAATTATCAAGTCTGACGAATGCGTGCCGATCGGTCATGCGGTAAACGCCAACTTCGCCACGCTCAACGGCATGATGGTTCACGAGAACCATGACGAGGCGATCCGGCGCGGGCTCGATGGCTTCCGCTTCTTCGGCTATTCGATCGCCCACTACGCTGTCTATGGCGAGCACCAGCCGGGCGTCACCAATCTCTGGAAGCGCTTCCTCACTATTAAGGAAGACATGAAGGAGACGCCCGGCTCCGGCTCGATCGGAA contains:
- a CDS encoding LLM class flavin-dependent oxidoreductase; the encoded protein is MHGFGIEPEQKTAMWREGVEQTANMMTMRPYPGYEGQFFSMPVRNVVPKPVQKPHPPIWMACSRRESILRAARHGVGALVFGFVEASQAKLWRDEYYAIIKSDECVPIGHAVNANFATLNGMMVHENHDEAIRRGLDGFRFFGYSIAHYAVYGEHQPGVTNLWKRFLTIKEDMKETPGSGSIGTPKSVREHLKGYADVGIDQMIFIQQSGMNRHEHICEALELFASEVMPELKEREDERVKKKDEELAPFIEKALARKPRMAELAEHEVPNVESIGIVLERRSGKDYATAGGTYADPTRGGAIPMASRETFAKAAKAG